The following are encoded together in the Mycolicibacterium arabiense genome:
- a CDS encoding CbtB domain-containing protein, translating into MNSADARTSAAPALDLSATRAAVWLSATAFLALLVLYFVGMDQGATSVFGNSTVVHEFVHDARHLLGFPCH; encoded by the coding sequence ATGAACTCAGCCGACGCACGCACGAGCGCAGCGCCCGCCCTCGACCTCTCCGCCACCCGCGCGGCGGTGTGGCTTTCTGCCACCGCCTTCCTCGCCCTGCTCGTCCTCTACTTCGTCGGCATGGACCAGGGCGCGACGTCGGTGTTCGGCAACAGCACCGTCGTGCACGAGTTCGTCCACGACGCCCGGCACCTTCTCGGATTCCCCTGCCACTGA
- a CDS encoding CbtA family protein — MEKQIIGRGLLAGALAGLFAFVFARIFVEPVIDRAIGYEDGVGAAHEAMEHAASAAGHSHGEDGGGFSRAIQMNIGMGLGVLAFSVAIGALFAVVFAVAYGRVGNVSAKLLSLYVAGGMLLSLYVIPSLKYPASPPALSLDETIRQRTLLYLAMVVLSAALLVGAVALGRRWSAKFGAWNASLAAAGTYVVAVAVVMLILPTIDETPGPLRDDAGAIVYEGFPADVLYDFRLYSLGVQVVMYATIGLAFAALVSKVLDGRRHDALAA; from the coding sequence ATGGAGAAGCAGATCATCGGGCGCGGCCTTCTGGCAGGCGCCCTTGCAGGACTGTTCGCGTTCGTGTTCGCACGGATCTTCGTCGAACCCGTCATCGACCGGGCGATCGGCTACGAGGACGGCGTAGGCGCCGCGCACGAGGCGATGGAGCACGCGGCGTCGGCTGCGGGGCACAGCCACGGTGAGGATGGCGGCGGGTTCTCACGCGCCATTCAGATGAACATCGGCATGGGTCTCGGCGTGCTCGCGTTCAGCGTCGCCATCGGTGCGTTGTTCGCGGTGGTGTTCGCCGTGGCGTACGGGCGGGTCGGGAACGTCTCGGCCAAGCTGCTGTCGCTGTACGTCGCAGGTGGAATGCTCTTGAGCCTGTACGTCATTCCGTCGTTGAAGTACCCGGCGAGCCCACCTGCGCTCAGCCTGGACGAGACGATCCGTCAGCGGACGCTGCTCTACCTGGCGATGGTGGTGCTGTCGGCGGCGTTGCTCGTCGGCGCGGTTGCGCTCGGCCGGCGGTGGTCGGCGAAGTTCGGCGCCTGGAACGCGTCGCTGGCGGCAGCGGGGACCTACGTCGTCGCCGTTGCCGTGGTGATGCTGATCCTGCCGACGATCGACGAGACGCCGGGCCCGCTGCGCGACGACGCGGGCGCGATCGTCTACGAGGGCTTCCCAGCCGACGTGCTGTACGACTTCCGGTTGTACTCCCTCGGGGTGCAGGTCGTCATGTACGCGACGATCGGCCTCGCCTTCGCGGCGCTGGTGTCGAAGGTGCTCGACGGTCGACGCCACGACGCGTTGGCGGCCTGA
- a CDS encoding histidine phosphatase family protein → MSEVVRLTLVSHAMTDAMAAGRFPIDEPLNGLGQRQLDATVELGPIDAAVCGPEKRTRQTAELLGLRAETDDALADLDCATWRGQVLGGVPPAELAVWLTDPTQAPHGGESVVDVMIRVRKWLDSLADRRGRLAAVTHPAVIRAAVLVALDAPPRSFWRVDVAPASRTVMHLRGQAWTLRSTG, encoded by the coding sequence GTGAGTGAAGTCGTCCGGCTGACCTTGGTGTCGCACGCCATGACCGATGCCATGGCAGCCGGACGCTTCCCGATCGACGAGCCGCTCAACGGGCTCGGACAACGGCAATTGGACGCCACTGTCGAACTCGGTCCGATCGACGCGGCGGTGTGCGGGCCGGAGAAGCGGACCCGTCAGACCGCAGAACTGCTCGGTCTTCGCGCCGAGACCGACGACGCGCTGGCCGACCTCGACTGCGCCACATGGCGCGGTCAGGTTCTCGGCGGGGTGCCGCCCGCGGAACTCGCCGTCTGGCTGACCGATCCGACGCAGGCCCCGCACGGCGGGGAGTCGGTGGTCGACGTGATGATCCGGGTGCGTAAGTGGCTCGACTCGCTGGCGGATCGGCGGGGGAGGCTGGCCGCGGTGACGCATCCGGCCGTGATCCGGGCAGCCGTACTGGTTGCCCTCGACGCGCCGCCGAGGTCGTTCTGGCGGGTCGACGTGGCACCTGCCAGCAGGACCGTGATGCATCTGCGCGGTCAGGCGTGGACGCTGCGCTCTACCGGTTAG
- a CDS encoding serine hydrolase translates to MRHRVVGATIAAMLVAVLACGCSPTGPAPAEAAYGTRIDTNTPQGLRAKQLVDMVNSDWPIGTVTVGTLASPELIEPVAGAMDRLWADRPITVTGIEVGAGSATLHLLTSYQVAQDVKLRTNDAGLVDRFDMTLVKPQIKQWSDVDAEITKSGARYSYAASKVSSGKCTKVVGTNVDESLPLASIFKLYVLLAVSEAVNAGTLTWDEQLVITKEAKVVGSAGFDDLPPGASVSVRDAAQEMISASDNMATDMLIERLGPGAVERALATAGHHDPAAMTPFPTAHEMFSVGWGKPDVREEWKQASPQRRAELLHQTNVLPYEPDPERTRTPASPYGAEWYGTAMDVCRVHAALQASAVGPAAPVRAILSATPGIELDPKTWTYIASKGGNLPGDLTFSWYATDRTGQGWVVSFQLNWPAYRSQIAAGWLLSIATQAFGLISVGPPNR, encoded by the coding sequence ATGCGACACCGGGTGGTCGGAGCGACGATCGCCGCGATGCTGGTCGCAGTCCTGGCCTGCGGTTGCTCTCCTACCGGTCCGGCTCCCGCCGAGGCCGCGTACGGGACTCGGATCGACACGAACACCCCGCAGGGGCTGCGGGCCAAGCAGCTCGTCGACATGGTCAACTCGGACTGGCCCATCGGTACCGTCACCGTCGGCACCCTCGCCAGCCCGGAGCTGATCGAACCCGTCGCCGGTGCCATGGACCGCCTGTGGGCGGACCGGCCGATCACCGTCACCGGCATCGAGGTCGGTGCCGGGTCGGCCACCCTGCATCTGTTGACTTCGTATCAGGTGGCCCAGGACGTCAAGCTGCGCACCAACGACGCCGGTCTGGTCGACCGCTTCGACATGACGCTGGTCAAGCCGCAGATCAAGCAGTGGTCGGACGTCGACGCCGAGATCACCAAGTCGGGCGCCCGCTACTCGTACGCCGCGTCGAAGGTGTCCAGCGGCAAGTGCACCAAGGTCGTGGGCACCAACGTCGACGAATCGCTGCCGCTGGCCTCGATCTTCAAGCTGTACGTGCTGCTGGCCGTCAGCGAAGCCGTCAACGCGGGCACCCTCACCTGGGACGAGCAACTGGTGATCACCAAGGAGGCCAAGGTCGTCGGCTCCGCCGGGTTCGACGACCTGCCGCCGGGGGCAAGCGTGTCGGTGCGAGACGCCGCGCAGGAGATGATCTCGGCCAGCGACAACATGGCCACCGACATGCTGATCGAGCGGCTCGGGCCGGGCGCGGTGGAACGCGCCTTGGCCACGGCGGGCCACCACGACCCGGCGGCGATGACGCCGTTCCCCACCGCGCACGAGATGTTCTCCGTCGGCTGGGGCAAGCCGGACGTACGCGAGGAGTGGAAGCAGGCGTCGCCGCAGCGCCGCGCGGAACTGCTGCACCAGACCAACGTCCTGCCGTACGAGCCCGACCCCGAACGCACCCGCACGCCGGCGTCGCCCTACGGGGCGGAGTGGTACGGCACCGCGATGGACGTCTGCCGCGTGCACGCAGCGCTGCAGGCCTCCGCCGTCGGGCCCGCCGCACCGGTCCGGGCGATCCTGTCGGCCACCCCCGGCATCGAACTCGACCCGAAGACCTGGACGTACATCGCGTCGAAGGGCGGCAACCTGCCGGGCGACCTGACGTTCAGCTGGTACGCCACCGACCGCACCGGCCAAGGCTGGGTGGTCAGCTTCCAGCTCAACTGGCCCGCCTACCGCAGTCAGATCGCCGCCGGATGGCTGCTGTCGATCGCCACGCAGGCCTTCGGATTGATCTCGGTCGGACCGCCTAACCGGTAG
- the mhuD gene encoding mycobilin-forming heme oxygenase MhuD, which produces MPVVKINAIEVPPDAGPELEKRFANRAHAVDGQPGFLGFQLLRPVKGEDRYFVVTQWESEEAFEAWASGPAVEAHAGQRANPVATGASLLEFEVVLDVQRSGS; this is translated from the coding sequence ATGCCCGTGGTGAAGATCAACGCGATCGAAGTTCCGCCGGACGCCGGCCCCGAGTTGGAGAAGCGCTTCGCGAACCGCGCCCACGCCGTCGACGGCCAGCCCGGCTTCCTCGGCTTCCAGCTGCTCCGCCCGGTCAAGGGCGAGGACCGCTACTTCGTCGTCACGCAGTGGGAGTCCGAAGAGGCATTCGAGGCCTGGGCCAGCGGCCCGGCGGTAGAAGCCCACGCCGGCCAGCGCGCGAATCCCGTCGCCACCGGTGCGTCACTGCTCGAGTTCGAGGTCGTGCTCGACGTCCAGCGGTCGGGATCGTAG
- a CDS encoding alpha/beta fold hydrolase, whose amino-acid sequence MRTELLTDRGGRGEPVVLVHGLMGRGSTWSRQIPWLTDVARVYTYDAPWHRGRDVEDPEPISTERFVADLGDAVVSLGRPVTLVGHSMGGLHSWCLAAERPDLVRALVVEDMAPDFRGRTTGPWEPWVYALPEEFTSHRQILDAFGDVAGRYFAEAFDRTPTGWRLHGRTERWVEIAAQWGTRDYWKQWHAVRAPTLLIEAGNSVTPPGQMRRMHETGFRTTLLDVPGAGHLVHDDAPEEYRHAVLAFLSTFAGGA is encoded by the coding sequence ATGCGGACCGAACTGCTGACCGACAGGGGCGGTCGGGGTGAGCCGGTGGTGCTGGTGCACGGTCTGATGGGGCGGGGGAGCACTTGGTCGCGTCAGATCCCGTGGCTGACCGACGTCGCCCGGGTCTACACCTACGACGCGCCATGGCACCGCGGCCGTGACGTCGAGGATCCGGAGCCGATCAGCACCGAGCGGTTCGTCGCCGATCTCGGCGACGCGGTGGTCTCGCTCGGTCGGCCGGTGACGCTGGTCGGTCATTCCATGGGCGGCCTGCACTCGTGGTGTCTGGCCGCCGAGCGGCCGGACTTGGTGCGTGCTCTCGTCGTGGAGGACATGGCGCCGGACTTCCGCGGGCGTACGACGGGACCGTGGGAGCCGTGGGTGTACGCACTGCCGGAGGAGTTCACGTCGCACCGGCAGATACTCGACGCGTTCGGTGACGTCGCGGGGCGCTACTTCGCCGAGGCGTTCGACCGCACGCCGACGGGGTGGCGGCTGCACGGCCGCACCGAGCGCTGGGTCGAGATCGCGGCGCAGTGGGGTACCCGCGACTACTGGAAGCAGTGGCACGCGGTGCGGGCGCCGACGCTGCTGATCGAGGCGGGCAACTCGGTGACTCCGCCCGGTCAGATGCGCCGCATGCACGAGACCGGTTTCCGGACAACCCTTTTGGATGTTCCGGGCGCCGGCCACCTGGTGCACGACGATGCGCCGGAGGAATACCGCCACGCGGTGCTCGCGTTCTTATCGACGTTCGCCGGAGGCGCCTGA
- a CDS encoding helix-turn-helix domain-containing protein encodes MIKTVSALVLDGLAVFEFGVLCEVFGIDRSAEGVPNFDFKICGPEPGKPLRTSVGAWITPDHGYEDLVGADLVAIPAISGPTYPEEALAAIRKAAESGSIILTVCSGAFVAGAAGLLDGRACTTHWMHADELAAMYPTAKVDRNVLYVDDGNLITSAGTAAGIDACLHLVRRELGSEVTNVIARRMVVPPHRDGGQRQYIDQPIPVRCSEGFAPHLDWILSNLEKPHTVNTLAKRASMSARTFARRFVEETGRTPMQWVTDQRVLYARRLLEETDLDIDQVADRSGFGTATLLRHHFRRIIGVTPSDYRRRFACTDCAATA; translated from the coding sequence ATGATCAAGACCGTCTCAGCTCTGGTGCTCGACGGGTTGGCCGTCTTCGAGTTCGGCGTCCTGTGCGAGGTGTTCGGCATCGACCGCTCCGCCGAGGGAGTGCCGAACTTCGACTTCAAGATCTGCGGGCCCGAACCGGGCAAGCCGCTGCGGACGTCGGTCGGCGCCTGGATCACCCCGGACCACGGCTACGAGGACCTCGTCGGCGCCGACCTCGTTGCGATCCCCGCCATCTCGGGCCCGACCTATCCGGAGGAGGCGCTCGCCGCGATCCGCAAGGCCGCCGAATCCGGGTCGATCATCCTCACCGTCTGCTCGGGCGCCTTCGTCGCGGGTGCTGCCGGTCTGCTCGACGGGCGAGCCTGCACGACGCACTGGATGCACGCCGACGAATTGGCCGCCATGTACCCGACGGCCAAGGTCGACCGCAACGTCCTCTACGTCGACGACGGCAACCTGATCACCAGTGCGGGCACGGCTGCGGGCATCGACGCCTGCCTGCACCTGGTGCGCCGCGAACTGGGCAGTGAGGTCACCAACGTGATCGCACGCCGGATGGTCGTCCCGCCGCACCGCGACGGCGGTCAACGCCAGTACATCGATCAGCCGATCCCGGTGCGATGCTCGGAAGGCTTTGCGCCGCACCTTGATTGGATCCTCTCCAACCTCGAGAAGCCGCACACCGTCAACACGCTGGCCAAGCGGGCGAGCATGTCGGCGCGGACGTTCGCGCGGCGCTTCGTCGAGGAGACCGGTCGTACGCCGATGCAGTGGGTGACCGACCAGCGCGTGCTCTACGCCCGCCGGCTCCTCGAGGAGACCGACCTGGACATCGACCAGGTCGCAGACCGGTCCGGGTTCGGCACCGCGACGCTGCTGCGCCATCACTTCCGGCGCATCATCGGCGTGACGCCGTCGGACTACCGGCGCCGGTTCGCCTGCACCGACTGTGCGGCGACGGCCTGA
- a CDS encoding adenylate/guanylate cyclase domain-containing protein produces MAGRRFQAARIQFASRFDLDIAYQVLGEGPVDLIVMPGPFVPIDVMDAEPAMYRFYRRLSSFCRVIRFDQRGMGMSSRIGSDATVTPSCWAEDAITVLDAIGSERAAVLASGFTAVSALLLAADHPDRVSHLVLVNASARALWAADYEFGAKSDGANPFTTIAHEPDAVERGFDVLRIVAPSVASDRAFRSWWDHAGNRAASPSMARKSSEVIAGADVRHKLSSITTPTLVMHRRDSAFVGVEHGRYLGDHIACARYVELPGNDSLYWIGDAGPMLDEVEEFITGSRGEADAERVLSTVVITDIVGSTARAATLGDDRWRDLLDHHDATVRNTLDRFRGHEINTAGDGFIATFTSPSGALDCAEAIVDAVASIGLEVRVGVHAGEVEMRGDDIAGMAVHIGARIAALAGPSEVLVSSTVREIVAGSLRTFTSRGVHDLKGVPGPWHLYSL; encoded by the coding sequence GTGGCCGGTCGTCGATTCCAGGCGGCGCGAATCCAGTTCGCGTCGCGCTTCGACCTCGACATCGCCTACCAGGTGCTCGGCGAGGGGCCGGTCGACCTGATCGTCATGCCCGGCCCGTTCGTGCCCATCGACGTGATGGACGCCGAACCGGCGATGTACCGCTTCTACCGCCGACTGTCTAGCTTCTGCCGCGTCATCCGCTTCGATCAGCGCGGGATGGGGATGTCGTCGCGAATCGGGTCGGACGCCACCGTCACCCCGTCCTGCTGGGCGGAGGACGCGATCACGGTGCTCGACGCCATCGGCTCCGAGCGCGCAGCGGTGCTCGCGTCCGGGTTCACCGCGGTCAGTGCGCTGCTACTGGCCGCCGACCACCCGGACCGCGTCAGCCACCTGGTGCTGGTCAACGCGAGCGCCCGCGCACTCTGGGCAGCCGACTACGAATTCGGCGCCAAGTCCGACGGGGCGAACCCGTTCACCACCATCGCGCACGAACCAGACGCCGTCGAGCGGGGTTTCGACGTGCTGCGCATCGTCGCGCCGTCGGTGGCGTCCGACCGTGCGTTCCGCAGCTGGTGGGACCACGCGGGCAATCGGGCCGCCTCCCCGAGCATGGCCCGCAAGTCCAGTGAGGTCATCGCGGGAGCCGATGTGCGGCACAAACTCTCGTCGATCACCACTCCGACACTGGTGATGCACCGCAGGGACTCGGCCTTCGTCGGCGTCGAGCACGGGCGCTACCTCGGCGACCACATCGCGTGTGCGCGCTACGTCGAGTTGCCCGGCAACGACTCCCTGTACTGGATCGGGGACGCAGGCCCGATGCTCGACGAGGTCGAGGAATTCATCACCGGGTCCCGCGGGGAGGCCGACGCCGAACGGGTGCTGAGCACCGTCGTCATCACCGACATCGTGGGGTCGACGGCGCGGGCGGCCACGCTCGGCGACGACCGCTGGCGCGATCTGCTCGACCACCACGACGCCACGGTGCGCAACACGCTCGATAGATTCCGCGGGCACGAGATCAACACCGCCGGAGACGGTTTCATCGCGACGTTCACCAGCCCGAGCGGCGCCCTGGACTGCGCCGAGGCCATCGTCGACGCCGTAGCGTCGATCGGCCTGGAGGTCCGCGTGGGCGTGCACGCCGGCGAGGTGGAGATGCGCGGCGACGACATCGCGGGCATGGCGGTGCACATCGGGGCGCGGATCGCGGCGCTGGCAGGTCCCAGTGAAGTGCTGGTGTCCTCGACGGTCCGCGAGATCGTCGCGGGCTCGCTGCGCACGTTCACCTCACGCGGCGTGCACGACCTCAAGGGCGTGCCGGGGCCGTGGCACCTCTACTCGCTGTAG
- a CDS encoding HhH-GPD family protein encodes MGVILPEPLPESTVSLDATVLLDWYDREQRDLPWRRPGVSAWQILVSEFMLQQTPVARVEPIWRDWIARWPTPSATAAASQADVLRAWGKLGYPRRAKRLHECATTIATDHGDEVPDDVDTLLTLPGVGVYTARAVACFAYGKRVPVVDTNVRRVVARAVHGRADSPASVRDLADVEALLPNDERAPRFSVAVMELGATVCTARSPKCGICPLGACAWRAAGYPPATTPARRPQRFTGTDRQVRGRLLDVLRANASPVPRAELDVVWLTDTVQRDRALLSLLSDGLVEQTADGLFALAGEGG; translated from the coding sequence ATGGGTGTCATCTTGCCTGAGCCACTTCCGGAGAGCACCGTGAGCCTCGACGCCACGGTTTTGCTGGACTGGTACGACCGCGAGCAGCGGGACCTACCGTGGCGTCGGCCGGGGGTCAGCGCGTGGCAGATCCTCGTCAGTGAGTTCATGTTGCAGCAGACCCCCGTGGCCCGGGTAGAGCCGATCTGGCGCGACTGGATCGCGCGGTGGCCGACCCCGTCGGCGACCGCGGCGGCGTCGCAGGCCGACGTCCTGCGGGCGTGGGGCAAGCTCGGCTATCCGCGGCGCGCGAAGCGGCTGCACGAATGCGCGACCACCATCGCCACCGACCACGGCGACGAGGTTCCCGACGACGTCGACACGCTGCTGACGCTGCCCGGCGTCGGGGTGTACACCGCACGGGCCGTGGCCTGCTTCGCCTACGGCAAGCGGGTGCCGGTCGTCGACACCAACGTGCGCCGCGTGGTCGCCCGTGCGGTGCACGGACGGGCCGATTCGCCCGCCAGCGTGCGCGACCTCGCCGACGTCGAAGCCCTGCTGCCGAACGACGAACGGGCACCGCGCTTCTCGGTCGCGGTGATGGAACTGGGCGCGACGGTGTGCACGGCACGATCACCGAAGTGCGGCATATGTCCGCTGGGCGCGTGCGCGTGGCGAGCGGCGGGCTACCCACCCGCGACCACACCCGCACGCCGACCGCAGCGCTTCACCGGCACCGATCGACAGGTGCGGGGCCGGTTGCTGGACGTGTTGCGCGCGAACGCCTCTCCCGTCCCGCGCGCCGAACTCGACGTGGTGTGGCTGACCGACACCGTCCAACGCGACCGGGCGCTGCTGTCGCTGCTGAGCGACGGACTGGTCGAACAGACCGCCGACGGGTTGTTCGCACTGGCCGGCGAGGGCGGCTAG
- a CDS encoding carbonic anhydrase, whose protein sequence is MPNSNPVSAWKALREGNDRFVSGKPQHPSQGIADRERLVDGQKPTAVLFGCSDSRVAAEIIFDQGLGDMFVVRTAGHVIDSAVLGSIEFAINVLGVPLIVVLGHDSCGAVKATLTAIDEGAVPGGYVRDVVERVTPSILMGRREGMTNLDEFEAKHVNETVQQLRDRSTAIRDALEAGTVAVVGATYHLADGRTERRAHIGDIGEA, encoded by the coding sequence ATGCCGAATTCGAATCCCGTGAGCGCATGGAAGGCACTACGCGAGGGTAACGACCGCTTCGTCAGCGGTAAGCCCCAACACCCGAGCCAGGGAATTGCCGACCGGGAGCGCCTCGTCGACGGCCAGAAGCCGACGGCGGTGCTGTTCGGGTGTTCCGACAGCCGCGTCGCAGCCGAGATCATCTTCGATCAGGGCCTCGGCGACATGTTCGTCGTGCGCACCGCCGGCCACGTCATCGACTCCGCGGTGCTGGGCTCGATCGAGTTCGCGATCAACGTGCTGGGCGTACCGCTGATCGTCGTGCTCGGCCACGACAGCTGCGGTGCGGTCAAGGCGACGCTGACCGCGATCGACGAGGGCGCGGTACCGGGCGGGTACGTGCGCGACGTCGTCGAACGCGTGACGCCGTCGATCCTGATGGGCAGGCGTGAGGGCATGACGAACCTCGACGAGTTCGAGGCCAAGCACGTCAACGAGACCGTCCAACAGCTCCGTGACCGCTCCACTGCGATCCGCGACGCGCTCGAGGCGGGCACGGTGGCGGTGGTCGGCGCGACCTACCACCTCGCCGATGGACGCACCGAGCGGCGGGCTCACATCGGCGACATCGGCGAAGCCTGA
- the disA gene encoding DNA integrity scanning diadenylate cyclase DisA, giving the protein MAVVKSGGRAAVRGTPNNVVQLARPTLRETLGRLAPGTPLRDGLERILRGRTGALIVLGYDESVEAICDGGFELDVRYAPTRLRELSKMDGAVVLSSDGTHILRANVQLVPDPSIPTDESGTRHRSAERTAVQTGYPVISVSHSMSIVTVYVAGERHVVPDSATILSRTNQTIATLERYKTRLDEVNRQLSTAEIEDFVTLRDVMTVVQRLEMVRRISLEIDADVVELGTDGRQLKLQLEELVGDNDTARELIVRDYHANPDPPTGAQVSATLEELDGLSDTELLDFTALARVFGYPSTAEAQDSAMSSRGYRAMAGIPRLQFAHVDLLVRSFGSLQGVLAASASDLQSVDGIGSMWARHIREGLSALAESTIADQLA; this is encoded by the coding sequence ATGGCCGTTGTGAAGTCCGGCGGCAGGGCAGCAGTCCGCGGCACCCCGAACAACGTGGTGCAGCTGGCGCGGCCGACGCTGCGCGAGACGCTCGGCAGGCTCGCTCCCGGAACCCCGTTGCGCGATGGCCTGGAGCGCATCCTGCGCGGCCGCACCGGCGCACTCATCGTGCTCGGGTACGACGAGAGCGTCGAGGCCATCTGCGACGGTGGCTTCGAACTCGACGTGCGCTACGCCCCTACCCGGCTGCGCGAGCTGTCGAAGATGGACGGCGCGGTGGTGCTGTCGAGCGACGGCACGCACATCCTGCGGGCCAACGTGCAACTCGTCCCCGATCCGTCGATCCCCACCGACGAGTCCGGCACCAGGCACCGCTCCGCCGAGCGCACGGCCGTGCAGACCGGCTATCCGGTGATCTCGGTCAGCCACTCGATGAGCATCGTCACCGTGTACGTCGCAGGCGAGCGGCACGTCGTCCCCGACTCGGCGACCATCCTGTCGCGTACGAACCAGACCATCGCGACGCTCGAGCGGTACAAGACGCGGCTCGACGAGGTGAACCGGCAGCTGTCCACGGCAGAGATCGAGGACTTCGTCACGCTGCGCGACGTCATGACGGTGGTGCAGCGCCTGGAGATGGTGCGGCGCATCAGCCTCGAGATCGACGCGGACGTCGTCGAACTCGGCACCGACGGCAGGCAGCTCAAGCTGCAGCTCGAGGAGTTGGTCGGCGACAACGACACCGCGCGCGAGCTGATCGTGCGCGACTATCACGCCAACCCCGACCCGCCGACGGGCGCCCAGGTGAGTGCCACGCTCGAGGAACTCGACGGCCTGTCGGACACCGAGTTGCTCGACTTCACCGCCCTGGCAAGGGTTTTCGGTTATCCGTCGACGGCGGAGGCGCAGGACTCCGCGATGAGTTCACGCGGTTACCGCGCGATGGCGGGCATTCCGCGACTGCAGTTCGCCCACGTCGATCTGCTGGTCCGGTCGTTCGGTTCGCTGCAGGGCGTGCTGGCCGCGAGTGCGAGCGATCTGCAGTCGGTCGACGGCATCGGATCCATGTGGGCGCGTCACATCCGGGAGGGCCTGTCGGCGCTCGCGGAGTCGACGATCGCCGATCAGCTCGCCTGA
- the radA gene encoding DNA repair protein RadA, whose protein sequence is MTRTGSKARSQFRCSECSHVAAKWVGRCPDCGTWGTVNEVAVLSTVHGAAVRRAVAPASPAVPISSIDPGATRHFHTGISELDRVLGGGLVPGSVTLLAGDPGVGKSTLLLEVAHRWAETGRRALYLSGEESAGQIRLRAERTGCSHDEVFLAAESDLQTALGHIEAVQPSLVVVDSVQTMSTAEVDGVTGGVTQVRAVTTALTMAAKTTGVAMLLVGHVTKDGAIAGPRSLEHLVDVVLHFEGDRASALRMVRGVKNRFGAADEVGCFLLHDNGIECVADPSGLFLDQRPAPVPGTAVTVTLDGKRPLIGEVQALIGSASTGSPRRAVSGIDSSRAAMITAVLEKRAHLSVGSYDIYLSTVGGMRLTDPSSDLAVALAIASAYADIPMPATAVAIGEVGLAGDLRRVTGMDRRLSEAARLGFTSAIVPPGVKDGPAGLRLLNADNIGGALRVLREIADNKG, encoded by the coding sequence GTGACACGAACCGGCTCGAAGGCACGTTCGCAGTTCCGGTGTTCCGAATGCAGTCACGTGGCGGCCAAGTGGGTCGGCCGCTGTCCTGACTGTGGCACCTGGGGCACCGTGAACGAGGTGGCCGTGCTGTCGACGGTCCACGGCGCTGCGGTACGACGGGCCGTCGCGCCCGCCTCCCCCGCGGTGCCGATCAGCTCGATCGATCCCGGGGCCACCCGGCACTTCCACACCGGCATCAGCGAGCTGGACCGCGTCCTCGGCGGCGGGCTGGTGCCCGGTTCGGTGACGCTGCTCGCCGGCGATCCCGGCGTCGGCAAGTCCACGCTGCTGCTCGAGGTCGCCCACCGCTGGGCCGAGACCGGTCGCCGCGCGCTCTACCTGTCCGGCGAGGAGTCCGCGGGCCAGATCCGGCTGCGCGCCGAACGCACCGGCTGCAGCCACGACGAGGTGTTCCTCGCCGCCGAGTCCGATCTACAGACCGCACTGGGCCACATCGAGGCGGTCCAGCCGTCGCTCGTGGTGGTCGACTCGGTGCAGACGATGTCCACGGCCGAGGTCGACGGCGTCACCGGCGGCGTCACCCAGGTGCGGGCCGTCACCACGGCGTTGACCATGGCCGCCAAGACCACCGGTGTCGCGATGCTGCTCGTCGGCCACGTCACCAAGGACGGCGCCATCGCGGGACCGCGCTCGCTCGAGCACCTCGTCGACGTGGTGCTGCACTTCGAGGGCGACCGTGCGTCGGCGCTGCGCATGGTCCGCGGCGTCAAGAACCGCTTCGGCGCCGCAGACGAGGTCGGCTGCTTCCTGTTGCACGACAACGGAATCGAGTGCGTCGCCGATCCTTCCGGACTATTCCTCGACCAGCGTCCGGCACCCGTGCCGGGCACCGCGGTGACCGTGACGCTCGACGGCAAGCGGCCACTGATCGGCGAGGTGCAGGCGCTCATCGGGTCGGCGTCGACGGGCAGCCCTCGGCGGGCAGTCAGCGGCATCGACTCGTCTCGTGCGGCGATGATCACCGCCGTGCTGGAGAAGCGCGCGCACCTGTCGGTCGGGTCGTACGACATCTACCTGTCCACCGTCGGCGGCATGCGCCTGACCGACCCCTCGTCGGACCTCGCCGTCGCCCTGGCCATCGCGTCGGCGTACGCCGACATCCCGATGCCCGCAACGGCCGTCGCCATCGGCGAGGTGGGCCTGGCCGGCGATCTGCGCCGGGTCACCGGCATGGACCGTCGGCTCTCCGAGGCGGCCAGACTGGGCTTCACGTCGGCGATCGTGCCGCCAGGGGTGAAGGACGGCCCGGCGGGTCTGCGACTGCTCAATGCCGACAACATCGGTGGGGCGTTGCGTGTGCTGCGGGAGATCGCAGACAATAAGGGCTGA